A stretch of Flavobacterium sp. N1994 DNA encodes these proteins:
- a CDS encoding carboxypeptidase-like regulatory domain-containing protein yields the protein MKNSILFFLFITSISFSQNIRFEGLVQDSNKAPLEMANIMAMNLGTKTMDAYAITNDKGKFFLNLKPNSTYSIKLSYLGMQNKEITVTTQSQNITQNIMMETGGIELEGVEIVREMPVSIKGDTIVYNADSFKTGTEKKLEDVLKKLPGVEVNADGEVEVEGKKVSKLMVEGKDFFDGDTKLGVKNIPADAIDKVQVLRNYNENSILKGVENNQDNIAMNIKLKDGKKNFWFGDMTAGIGVGHVEDRHIINPKVFYYSPKYSVNIISNFNNIGELPLTIQDYFKMTGGFRKMMSKGGSNFNVSSNDLGILMLRNNRAKEIDTKFGAANFSYNPTKAWNISGFGIFSASKTQVQTLSQTTYLSNNAQQISNENSFQNSNFGLAKLSSSYKPTTDFQFDYDVLTKFSKQDENNNLTRETIINSVNSNENIYTNKRQNPLTINQNLGLYYTKNEKNVFVLEAQHMYQYEDPFYNANLQTQPFTLTDYISGQNRNDINQNRLAKTNKIDAKFDYYYMLTPKSNINLTIGNTYSNQNFNTHLFQMLDNGSVNDLNSNQNNNQVVYGFNDAFIGLHYKILKGKFTITPGVSYHFYNTNSQQLGASLQNHFNKLLPDLFVLYQIKKSETLTYNFSLTNDFTDITKLAEGYLMSSYNSIFRGNRNLENATSQVHSLRYFKYNMFNFENIFANATYTRSVDAVKSRVVFAGVNQLSTPYNSNFPDENFSSMGSYGRSFLKYYKASLSANINWSKFYNIIGGVNNSTESFTHTYTLKTSTNFKKMPNIELGYTFTNNEYNHTTFKTDSPFARLDYYFWDSFGWVTEYEYYHYYNNDKTVDNHYDFLSSSLVYQKKDSKWEYKIGVNNLLNTKSLNDSSFNQFAVSNSQYFVQPRYIIFSMKYNL from the coding sequence ATGAAAAATAGTATTCTTTTCTTCTTGTTTATAACGTCAATATCTTTTTCTCAAAACATTCGTTTTGAAGGCTTAGTGCAAGACAGTAATAAGGCTCCTCTCGAAATGGCTAACATAATGGCGATGAATCTGGGCACTAAAACTATGGATGCTTATGCTATTACCAATGATAAAGGGAAGTTTTTTCTAAATCTAAAACCAAATTCAACCTATTCCATTAAACTGAGTTACCTCGGAATGCAAAACAAAGAGATTACGGTGACCACTCAATCTCAAAATATAACGCAAAATATAATGATGGAAACGGGCGGAATAGAACTCGAGGGAGTTGAAATTGTTCGTGAAATGCCTGTTTCTATTAAAGGAGACACCATTGTTTATAATGCCGATTCGTTCAAAACTGGAACAGAAAAAAAACTAGAAGATGTCTTGAAAAAATTACCTGGAGTTGAAGTAAATGCTGATGGCGAAGTTGAAGTAGAAGGAAAAAAAGTATCTAAACTTATGGTGGAAGGAAAAGACTTTTTTGATGGAGACACTAAATTAGGGGTTAAAAATATTCCTGCCGATGCCATTGATAAAGTACAAGTGCTTAGAAACTACAATGAAAATTCTATCCTAAAAGGAGTTGAGAACAATCAGGATAATATAGCCATGAATATTAAACTGAAAGACGGGAAAAAGAACTTTTGGTTCGGTGACATGACCGCTGGAATAGGCGTTGGACATGTCGAAGATCGTCATATCATAAATCCCAAAGTGTTTTATTATAGTCCAAAGTACAGTGTCAATATCATTTCCAATTTTAATAACATTGGAGAGTTGCCGTTAACGATACAAGATTATTTTAAAATGACAGGTGGCTTCCGAAAGATGATGTCCAAAGGAGGGAGTAACTTTAATGTATCCTCCAATGATTTAGGAATATTAATGCTCAGAAACAACCGAGCCAAAGAGATAGACACTAAGTTTGGAGCAGCTAATTTCTCCTATAACCCAACTAAAGCATGGAATATAAGTGGATTTGGTATTTTTTCAGCATCAAAGACGCAGGTCCAAACACTATCGCAAACTACTTATTTGTCTAATAATGCTCAACAAATTAGCAACGAAAACTCGTTTCAAAACAGTAATTTTGGGTTGGCTAAGTTGAGTTCGAGTTATAAACCTACTACTGATTTTCAATTTGATTATGATGTTTTAACTAAGTTTTCAAAACAAGATGAAAATAATAATCTGACCAGAGAAACCATCATTAATTCCGTTAATTCAAACGAAAATATTTATACCAATAAAAGACAAAACCCTCTGACGATTAATCAAAATCTCGGATTGTATTATACGAAAAATGAAAAGAATGTTTTTGTATTGGAAGCCCAACACATGTATCAATACGAAGATCCTTTTTATAATGCTAATCTTCAAACGCAACCCTTTACTTTAACGGATTATATATCAGGACAAAATAGAAACGATATCAATCAAAATCGTTTGGCCAAAACAAATAAGATCGACGCAAAGTTTGATTATTATTACATGCTAACTCCCAAAAGCAACATTAATCTGACTATTGGAAACACTTATTCGAATCAAAATTTCAACACTCATTTATTCCAAATGTTAGATAATGGTTCCGTAAATGATTTGAATTCGAATCAAAATAATAATCAAGTGGTTTATGGTTTTAATGATGCCTTTATTGGTCTACACTACAAAATTCTTAAAGGAAAATTCACTATTACACCAGGAGTAAGCTATCATTTTTATAACACCAATAGTCAGCAATTGGGGGCTTCGTTACAAAATCATTTCAATAAATTATTACCCGACTTGTTTGTGTTATACCAAATTAAAAAGTCAGAGACACTGACCTATAATTTCTCTTTAACCAATGATTTTACAGATATCACAAAATTGGCTGAAGGCTATTTAATGTCGAGCTATAATAGTATTTTCAGAGGGAATAGGAATTTAGAAAATGCTACATCTCAAGTCCACTCCTTGCGCTATTTCAAATACAATATGTTTAATTTTGAAAATATTTTTGCTAATGCAACTTATACGAGAAGTGTAGATGCTGTGAAATCTAGAGTCGTTTTTGCAGGAGTAAATCAATTATCCACTCCTTATAATTCCAACTTTCCAGATGAAAATTTTTCCAGTATGGGAAGCTATGGACGTTCTTTTTTAAAGTATTATAAAGCTTCTTTAAGTGCCAATATTAATTGGTCTAAGTTTTATAATATTATCGGAGGGGTCAACAATAGTACAGAGAGTTTTACACATACTTATACTTTAAAGACTTCTACCAATTTTAAAAAAATGCCTAATATCGAGTTAGGCTATACGTTTACCAATAATGAGTATAATCACACTACTTTTAAAACAGACAGTCCTTTTGCACGATTAGATTATTATTTCTGGGATAGCTTTGGTTGGGTAACGGAGTATGAGTATTACCATTATTACAACAATGATAAAACGGTTGATAATCATTATGATTTCCTTTCTTCTAGTTTAGTCTATCAAAAGAAAGACAGTAAGTGGGAATATAAAATTGGAGTCAATAATTTATTAAACACAAAATCCTTGAACGATAGTAGTTTTAACCAATTTGCTGTTTCCAACTCACAGTATTTTGTTCAGCCAAGGTATATTATTTTTAGTATGAAATATAATTTATAG
- the metK gene encoding methionine adenosyltransferase: MAYLFTSESVSEGHPDKVADQISDALIDNFLAFDADSKVACETLVTTGQVILAGEVKSSTYLDVQSIAREVIRKIGYTKSEYMFEADSCGVLSAIHEQSADINQGVDRASKEEQGAGDQGMMFGYATNETENYMPLALDLSHALLIELANLRRENNEIKYLRPDAKSQVTLEYSDDNKPQRIDAIVISTQHDDFAAEAEMLAKIKSDLVGILIPRIKAKYPQYAHFFNDQITYHINPTGKFVIGGPHGDTGLTGRKIIVDTYGGKGAHGGGAFSGKDPSKVDRSAAYATRHIAKNLVAAGLCDEVLVQVSYAIGVAKPTSINVVTYGTSKVNLTDGEISKVVENVFDMRPYFIEQRLKLRNPIYSETAAYGHMGRTPETVTKTFQLPNGAPKTVTVELFTWEKLDYVDKVKAAFGL; encoded by the coding sequence ATGGCTTATTTATTTACGTCGGAGTCAGTGAGTGAAGGACATCCAGACAAAGTTGCAGACCAAATTTCTGATGCATTAATTGATAACTTTTTGGCATTTGATGCTGATTCAAAAGTAGCTTGCGAAACATTGGTTACTACTGGTCAAGTGATTTTGGCAGGAGAAGTAAAATCAAGTACTTATCTTGATGTACAATCTATTGCAAGAGAAGTAATCAGAAAAATTGGATATACTAAAAGCGAGTATATGTTTGAAGCTGATTCTTGTGGTGTTTTATCTGCAATTCATGAACAATCTGCTGATATTAATCAAGGAGTTGATAGAGCAAGTAAAGAAGAGCAAGGTGCTGGTGACCAAGGAATGATGTTTGGTTATGCCACTAATGAAACGGAAAACTATATGCCATTGGCTTTAGATTTGTCTCATGCTTTGTTAATTGAATTAGCCAATTTAAGAAGAGAAAATAACGAAATTAAATACTTACGTCCAGACGCTAAGTCACAAGTGACTTTAGAGTATTCTGATGACAACAAACCACAAAGAATTGATGCCATTGTAATTTCTACTCAGCATGATGATTTTGCTGCCGAAGCTGAAATGTTAGCTAAAATTAAAAGCGATTTAGTTGGCATTTTGATTCCAAGAATTAAAGCAAAATACCCGCAATATGCTCATTTTTTCAATGACCAAATTACCTACCACATCAATCCAACAGGAAAATTCGTAATTGGTGGACCTCACGGAGATACAGGTTTAACTGGAAGAAAAATCATTGTAGATACTTATGGTGGTAAAGGAGCTCACGGTGGTGGAGCATTCTCTGGAAAAGACCCATCAAAAGTTGACCGTTCTGCTGCTTATGCAACACGTCATATTGCTAAAAACTTAGTAGCTGCTGGATTGTGTGACGAAGTTTTGGTTCAGGTTTCTTATGCGATTGGAGTAGCAAAACCAACTTCTATTAACGTAGTAACTTACGGAACTTCAAAAGTAAATTTAACTGACGGAGAAATCAGTAAAGTAGTTGAAAACGTATTTGATATGCGTCCGTACTTTATTGAACAACGTTTGAAATTAAGAAATCCTATTTACAGCGAAACTGCTGCTTATGGTCACATGGGAAGAACGCCAGAAACGGTTACTAAAACTTTCCAATTACCAAATGGAGCTCCAAAAACAGTAACGGTAGAGTTATTTACTTGGGAGAAATTGGATTATGTAGATAAAGTAAAAGCAGCTTTCGGATTATAA
- a CDS encoding O-acetylhomoserine aminocarboxypropyltransferase/cysteine synthase family protein — protein MSTQKFATNALHAGHDVTKNAGTRAVPIYQTTSYVFNNSDHAANLFGLAEAGFIYTRLNNPTNDILEQRLAALEGGIGAVVTASGTSAIATTLLVLLKAGDHIVASNSLYGGTYNLLKVTLPRLGITTTFVDPSNPENFTKAAQENTRAFFAESLGNPKLDVLDLKAISKEAKAFKVPFIVDNTVATPFLLNPIQYGADIVIHSLTKYITGNGTSLGGVIIDAGNFDWSNGKFPEFTEPSAGYHGLKYYEALGAASFIAKVRIEGLRDFGAALSPFNAFQTIQGLETLEIRIKKHSENALALAQWLQTQEQVAWVNYPGLASSKYKDLADEYLPKGKSGIVTFGLKGGFEAAKKVADGTKLFSLLANIGDTKSLIIHPASTTHQQLSDAEQETTGVTKDLIRLSVGLEDIEDLKADLKAVFVTLKTPQLI, from the coding sequence ATGAGCACACAAAAATTTGCAACAAACGCATTACACGCAGGACACGACGTTACTAAAAACGCAGGAACCAGAGCCGTTCCAATCTACCAAACGACTTCGTATGTATTTAATAATTCAGACCATGCTGCCAATCTTTTTGGACTAGCTGAAGCCGGATTCATTTACACTCGTTTGAACAACCCAACAAACGATATTCTTGAACAACGCTTAGCGGCACTCGAAGGCGGAATCGGAGCAGTAGTTACGGCATCAGGAACTTCAGCAATTGCAACGACCTTGTTGGTTTTACTAAAAGCGGGTGATCACATTGTAGCCTCCAATAGCTTGTACGGAGGAACCTATAATCTGCTGAAAGTAACTTTGCCAAGATTAGGCATTACAACAACTTTCGTCGATCCATCTAATCCAGAAAACTTTACCAAAGCAGCGCAAGAAAACACAAGAGCTTTTTTCGCCGAAAGTTTAGGAAACCCAAAATTAGATGTGTTGGATTTGAAAGCTATTTCTAAAGAAGCCAAAGCCTTCAAAGTGCCTTTTATTGTTGATAATACTGTAGCAACACCCTTTTTGCTGAACCCAATTCAATATGGCGCCGATATCGTTATTCATTCGTTAACCAAATACATCACAGGAAACGGAACTTCATTAGGAGGTGTAATCATTGATGCTGGAAACTTCGATTGGAGCAATGGGAAATTCCCTGAATTTACAGAGCCATCAGCAGGTTATCACGGATTAAAATACTACGAAGCTCTTGGAGCAGCCTCATTTATTGCCAAAGTAAGAATCGAAGGGTTACGCGATTTCGGAGCAGCATTAAGTCCGTTTAACGCTTTCCAAACCATTCAAGGATTAGAAACTTTAGAAATTAGAATCAAGAAACACAGTGAAAATGCTTTGGCTTTAGCCCAATGGTTACAAACGCAAGAGCAAGTAGCTTGGGTAAATTATCCTGGATTAGCATCATCTAAATACAAAGACTTAGCCGATGAATATTTACCAAAAGGAAAAAGCGGCATCGTAACCTTCGGGTTAAAAGGAGGATTCGAAGCTGCCAAAAAAGTCGCTGATGGCACTAAATTATTCTCTTTGCTTGCCAATATTGGCGATACAAAATCGCTTATCATCCATCCAGCTAGCACTACGCATCAACAATTATCTGACGCCGAACAGGAAACTACAGGAGTGACTAAAGATTTAATCCGCCTCTCAGTAGGTTTAGAAGATATTGAAGATTTGAAAGCCGATTTGAAAGCGGTTTTTGTAACCCTAAAGACGCCTCAACTTATATAA
- a CDS encoding alpha/beta fold hydrolase, with amino-acid sequence MKKNLEKIDLFIFDLENGKRRPYIPLFYQTFGQPIGSAPVVVVNHALTGNSNVTGENGWWNDLIGEDKTVDTNYFTVISFNIPGNGYDNIFGNLITSYQDFTIRDVARIFWEGLSFLKIESVFAVIGGSLGGAVAWEMATLKPKSIENLIPIATDWKATDWVIANVLIQDQILNNSDDPIADARLHAMLLYRTPQSINKRFQRNKFKDSEVFQIENWLANHGVKLKNRFRLSAYKLMNHLLKTNDITRDRNDFLVVTKAIQSNIYIVAVDTDYFFIPDENRETYEVLKSIKENVFYQEIHSIHGHDAFLIEFEQLTQILAPIFNIKKQQSYVSA; translated from the coding sequence ATGAAAAAGAATTTAGAAAAAATAGACCTGTTCATTTTTGATTTAGAAAACGGAAAACGAAGACCGTATATTCCGCTGTTCTATCAGACCTTTGGTCAGCCCATAGGGTCGGCGCCAGTCGTAGTAGTTAACCATGCGCTTACAGGAAACTCCAATGTTACCGGAGAAAATGGCTGGTGGAATGATTTAATTGGCGAAGATAAAACTGTCGACACCAATTATTTTACAGTCATTTCGTTTAATATCCCTGGAAATGGGTACGATAATATTTTTGGAAATTTAATCACTTCTTATCAAGATTTTACCATTAGAGATGTGGCTCGAATTTTTTGGGAAGGTTTGTCTTTCCTCAAAATTGAATCTGTTTTTGCTGTTATTGGAGGAAGTTTAGGAGGAGCTGTGGCCTGGGAAATGGCAACTTTAAAACCAAAATCAATAGAAAACTTAATTCCGATTGCAACCGATTGGAAAGCTACTGATTGGGTTATTGCCAATGTTTTGATTCAGGATCAAATTCTCAATAATTCAGATGATCCTATTGCCGATGCACGCCTGCATGCTATGTTGTTGTATAGAACGCCTCAATCTATTAACAAACGTTTTCAACGAAATAAATTCAAAGATTCTGAGGTGTTTCAAATAGAGAATTGGTTGGCCAATCACGGAGTCAAACTCAAAAACCGTTTTCGCTTATCCGCTTATAAATTGATGAATCATTTGCTTAAAACGAATGATATTACTCGAGATAGAAATGATTTTTTGGTGGTGACCAAAGCAATTCAGTCCAATATTTATATTGTTGCAGTTGATACGGACTACTTTTTTATCCCAGATGAAAATCGGGAAACGTATGAAGTCTTGAAATCAATAAAAGAAAATGTGTTTTATCAAGAAATACATTCTATTCATGGTCACGATGCATTCCTAATAGAATTCGAACAATTAACCCAAATTTTAGCCCCCATTTTTAACATTAAAAAACAACAAAGTTATGTCAGTGCTTAG
- a CDS encoding aspartate kinase, with product MSVLRINIVLFGIGNVGSTLINQVIESQKFFLEKRNIDLRFPIITNSTLAFFEKDGLKNQWEANFAQSAIPFRIEDIIEYVQEQQLENLIAVDATASADIIKNYIPLIQNGFDIVAANKKANTLHTDFYKELRRNLKKYDKTFLYETNVGAGLPVVKTIKDLYLSGEEITKIRGVFSGSVSYIFNRFSEEELPFSKILAQAEKIGLTEPDSREDLSGNDVARKLLILAREIEQQLEFSDIKIESLLLPNLNEKNSKADYSVNKQLFDKPFQIAKITQAENQVLRYVGELDVTSKQVEVKLISVPKSSALGQLKGADNLIEIYTKSYGEIPIVIQGAGAGKQVTARGVLIDILKVAEKIKIKEAVWL from the coding sequence ATGTCAGTGCTTAGAATTAATATCGTTCTCTTTGGTATCGGCAATGTCGGTAGCACTTTAATCAATCAGGTTATTGAAAGTCAAAAATTCTTTCTAGAAAAAAGAAACATCGACCTACGGTTTCCCATTATTACCAACTCTACTTTAGCCTTTTTTGAAAAAGACGGACTAAAAAATCAATGGGAAGCCAACTTTGCCCAATCTGCTATTCCATTCCGAATTGAAGATATCATCGAATACGTTCAGGAACAACAATTGGAAAACTTGATTGCCGTTGATGCTACAGCCAGTGCAGATATCATCAAAAATTATATTCCACTTATTCAAAACGGATTTGATATTGTGGCAGCCAATAAAAAAGCCAATACGCTACATACTGATTTTTACAAAGAGTTAAGAAGAAATCTTAAGAAATATGATAAGACATTTTTATATGAAACGAATGTCGGTGCTGGATTACCTGTCGTTAAAACCATTAAAGACTTGTATTTATCTGGTGAAGAAATCACTAAAATTCGAGGTGTTTTTTCCGGTTCTGTAAGTTATATTTTTAATCGATTTTCTGAAGAAGAACTTCCGTTTTCAAAAATTTTAGCACAAGCCGAAAAAATCGGATTAACCGAACCCGATTCAAGAGAAGATTTATCCGGAAATGATGTAGCTAGAAAGTTGTTGATTTTAGCACGAGAAATAGAACAACAACTTGAGTTTTCTGATATCAAAATTGAATCCCTTTTGCTTCCAAATCTTAATGAAAAAAATTCCAAAGCCGACTATTCGGTCAACAAACAATTATTTGATAAGCCATTCCAAATCGCCAAAATCACGCAAGCTGAAAATCAAGTTTTACGTTATGTGGGCGAACTCGATGTAACATCAAAGCAAGTAGAAGTCAAATTAATTTCTGTTCCCAAAAGTTCTGCTTTAGGGCAACTAAAAGGAGCAGACAATCTAATTGAAATTTACACCAAATCTTATGGAGAGATTCCAATTGTTATTCAAGGAGCTGGAGCCGGAAAGCAAGTCACTGCTCGAGGAGTTTTGATAGATATTCTTAAAGTAGCCGAAAAAATTAAAATTAAAGAAGCGGTTTGGTTGTAA
- a CDS encoding T9SS-dependent choice-of-anchor J family protein, with product MKKTLLLIAFFTTIISSAQNLISQNFDDITTLEPSGWIFSNLANNVGSTTWFQGTDTVFAANSGATTSYIGANFNSITGSGRISTWLFTPMLTGLQNGDIISFYTRTTINPATYPDRLELRISTEATEVMPNAPNNVGSFTTLALSVNPTMNTTDYPAIWTQYSYTITGLSGPTDCRIALRYHVQQGGPTGINSNYIGIDNFSVDRPALNSRDFFANNFSLQPNPVKDVFNLTAKNNATIDTVSVIDINGRIVKEMKFSNIEAVQINIADLNAGVYFVKVKSELGVGTSKIIKN from the coding sequence ATGAAAAAAACTTTACTCTTAATCGCATTTTTTACAACAATTATTTCAAGTGCTCAAAATTTAATTTCTCAAAATTTTGATGATATTACGACACTAGAACCAAGTGGTTGGATTTTTTCAAACCTAGCAAATAACGTTGGAAGTACTACTTGGTTTCAAGGAACTGATACTGTTTTTGCTGCTAACAGCGGAGCAACAACTTCCTACATTGGAGCCAATTTCAATAGCATTACGGGTTCGGGTAGAATAAGCACTTGGTTGTTTACACCTATGTTAACAGGATTGCAAAATGGTGATATTATTTCTTTTTATACTCGTACCACTATTAATCCAGCAACATATCCCGATAGATTAGAGCTAAGAATTAGCACAGAAGCAACAGAAGTTATGCCAAATGCCCCTAACAACGTTGGTAGTTTTACCACTTTGGCATTATCAGTAAATCCTACCATGAATACAACCGATTATCCTGCAATATGGACACAATATTCTTATACAATTACGGGATTATCAGGGCCAACGGATTGCAGAATCGCATTGCGTTATCATGTGCAACAAGGTGGGCCAACTGGTATAAATTCAAATTATATTGGGATTGATAATTTTTCTGTAGATAGACCAGCTCTTAATTCAAGAGATTTCTTTGCAAACAATTTCTCATTACAACCAAATCCAGTTAAAGATGTTTTTAATCTGACCGCAAAAAATAATGCAACAATTGATACTGTTTCCGTAATAGATATTAACGGAAGAATTGTAAAGGAAATGAAGTTTTCTAATATAGAGGCTGTTCAAATAAACATAGCTGATTTAAATGCTGGAGTTTATTTTGTTAAAGTAAAATCTGAATTAGGAGTTGGAACATCAAAAATTATTAAAAACTAA
- a CDS encoding homocysteine S-methyltransferase family protein, producing MSKIQQAIQERILVLDGAMGTMLQRNNFSEEDFRGERFKDFPHPLKGNNDLLSITQPEAVKQVHRLYFQAGADIVETNTFSGTTIGMADYHLEDLVYELNYESAKIAREVADEFTDRPRFVAGSIGPTNRTASMSPDVNDPGFRAVTFDDLRIAYKQQVEALIDGGVDVLLVETIFDTLNAKAALFAIEEVKEERNLDIPVMVSGTITDASGRTLSGQTVEAFLISIAHIDLLSIGFNCALGADQLKPYLKRLAHNTQLNISAHPNAGLPNAFGQYDQTPEEMQGLIKEYLQDNLINIIGGCCGTTPEHIKAIAEVAAEFKPRTILENA from the coding sequence ATGTCAAAGATTCAACAAGCCATACAAGAGAGAATCCTCGTGCTCGACGGAGCGATGGGAACCATGCTACAACGCAACAATTTCTCCGAAGAAGATTTTCGAGGAGAACGTTTCAAAGATTTTCCACATCCTCTAAAAGGCAACAACGATTTACTTTCTATTACCCAACCCGAAGCGGTAAAACAAGTGCATCGCTTGTATTTTCAAGCTGGAGCTGATATTGTTGAAACCAATACGTTTTCAGGAACTACTATTGGTATGGCCGATTATCACTTAGAAGATTTGGTTTATGAACTCAACTATGAATCTGCAAAAATTGCTCGAGAAGTAGCTGACGAATTTACTGATAGACCTCGTTTTGTAGCAGGTTCCATAGGGCCAACTAATAGAACCGCTAGTATGTCGCCAGATGTTAACGACCCTGGATTTCGTGCCGTGACTTTTGACGATTTACGAATAGCTTACAAACAACAAGTAGAAGCCCTTATCGATGGTGGTGTCGACGTACTTTTAGTAGAAACTATTTTCGATACACTAAACGCAAAAGCGGCGTTATTCGCCATAGAAGAAGTAAAAGAAGAACGCAATCTTGATATTCCCGTGATGGTTTCTGGAACGATTACCGATGCTTCAGGAAGAACACTTTCAGGACAAACCGTAGAAGCATTTCTAATTTCAATTGCCCACATCGATTTACTAAGTATCGGATTTAATTGCGCCTTAGGTGCTGATCAATTGAAACCGTATTTAAAAAGATTAGCTCACAATACACAACTCAATATTTCAGCACATCCCAATGCAGGTTTGCCTAATGCTTTCGGTCAATACGACCAAACCCCGGAAGAAATGCAAGGGTTAATTAAGGAATATTTACAAGATAATTTAATCAACATCATTGGTGGTTGCTGCGGCACCACTCCAGAGCATATAAAGGCCATTGCAGAAGTAGCTGCAGAATTTAAACCGAGAACTATTTTAGAAAACGCATAA